One genomic window of Danio rerio strain Tuebingen ecotype United States chromosome 24, GRCz12tu, whole genome shotgun sequence includes the following:
- the LOC103909759 gene encoding uncharacterized protein isoform X2, translating into MMVEQISDLPTTSAAKMEEDEVPKPCKISKSQKKVKQLKERPRNGTNNEKEKVKEKRKKRKKSKVASFIRAALRWFCFCPRNEPFTLSSSDDSEHEIYEKMIVEEEEVKEIMQEEVVEKKEEVMEEEEVVDKEKDNTKQEKTNEEEEEKSGEEKVVEKKEEGKEIMQNEIVVEKKEQMMKKKKVVVMVVEVVMVEKNKQIKKDTSTQLTEEEKVVEKKEEEKEIMQMEEVEKEEEVMKEEKVVEKKEEEKEIMQKEEVEKEEEAMKEEKVVEKKEEEKEIMQKEEVEKEEEAMKEEKVVEKKEEEKEIMQKEEVVEKEEEVMKEEEGVMKEEKVVVEKKKRKDTSTREKEFWRRKIIARRLSAAKFLFEQIKEEEDKMKAQEENNEEKIKYIEKEEEEEEEEKLKKRRRRRRPRKNCMLEKVEEMEGKESEEVENHIEEKEQMNDIEKKEEEEEEVKKKRRRRRPRKNCKVEEVEEMEGKESEEVENHIEEKEQMNDIEKEEEVKKKRRRRRPRKNCKVEEVEEMEGKESEEVENHIEEKEQMNDIEKEEEEEEEVVKKRRRRRRPRKSNSMNEEDKEQSRGVETYCM; encoded by the exons ATGATGGTTGAACAGATTTCTGATCTCCCCACAACATCAGCTGCTAAAATGGAGGAAGACGAAGTTCCCAAACCCTGCAAGATCTCCAAGAGCCAGAAAAAAGTGAAGCAGCTCAAAGAAAGGCCAAGAAATGGCACTAATA atgagaaggagaaagtgaaagaaaagagaaagaagagaaagaagagCAAGGTTGCTTCTTTCATTAGAGCTGCTCTACGATGGTTCTGCTTCTGTCCTCGTAATGAGCCGTTCACACTTTCCTCATCTGATG ATTCTGAACATGAGATCTATGAAAAGATGATTGTGGAAGAGGAAGAAGTGAAGGAGATAAtgcaggaggaggtggtggagaagaaagaggaggtgatggaagaggaggaggtggtggacaAAGAGAAAGATAACACAAAGCAAGAAAAGAcaaatgaggaggaggaggagaaaagtggggaggagaaggtggtggagaaaaaggaagaaggGAAGGAGATAATGCAGAATGAGATTGTGGTGGAGAAGAAGGAGCAGATGATGAAAAAGAAGaaggtggtggtgatggtggtggaagtggtgatggtggagaaaaataaacaaataaagaaagataCCAGCACCCAACTAACAgaggaggagaaggtggtggagaaaaaggaagaagagaaagagataatGCAGATGGAAGAGGTGGAGAAGGAAgaggaggtgatgaaagaggagaaggtggtggagaaaaaggaagaagagaaagagataatgcagaaggaagaggtggagaaggaggaggaggcgatgaaagaggagaaggtggtggagaaaaaggaagaagagaaagagataatgcagaaggaagaggtggagaaggaggaggaggcgatgaaagaggagaag gtggtggagaaaaaggaagaagagaaagagataatgcagaaggaagaggtggtggagaaggaggaggaggtgatgaaagaggaggagggggtgatgaaagaggagaaggtggtggtggagaaaaagaaaagaaaagataccAGCACCCGAGAGAAGGAGTTCTGGAGAAGGAAAATTATCGCCAGAAGGCTATCTGCGGCAAAGTTTCTGTTTGAGCaaataaaggaggaggaggacaagATGAAAGCTCAGGAGGAGAACAATGaggagaaaataaaatacattgaaaaggaggaggaggaggaggaggaggagaagctgaagaaaaggagaaggaggaggcggcCAAGAAAAAACTGCATGTTGGAAAAAGTGGAGGAGATGGAAGGAAAGGAAAGTGAGGAAGTAGAGAATCACATTGAGGAGAAAGAGCAAATGAATGACATTgaaaagaaggaggaggaggaggaggaggtgaagaaaaagagaaggaggaggcggccaagaaaaaactgcaaggtggaagaagtggaggagatggaaggaaaggaaagtgaggaggtggagaatcacattgaggagaaagagcaaatgaatgacattgaaaaggaggaggaggtgaagaaaaagagaaggaggaggaggccaagaaaaaactgcaaggtggaagaagtggaggagatggaaggaaaggaaagtgaggaggtggagaatcacattgaggagaaagagcaaatgaatgacattgaaaaggaggaggaggaggaggaggaggtggtgaagaaaaggagaaggaggaggaggccAAGAAAAAGTAACAGTATGAACGAGGAAGACAAAGAACAAAGTAGAGGAGTAGAGACATACTGTATGTGA
- the LOC103909759 gene encoding uncharacterized protein isoform X1 gives MMVEQISDLPTTSAAKMEEDEVPKPCKISKSQKKVKQLKERPRNGTNNEKEKVKEKRKKRKKSKVASFIRAALRWFCFCPRNEPFTLSSSDDSEHEIYEKMIVEEEEVKEIMQEEVVEKKEEVMEEEEVVDKEKDNTKQEKTNEEEEEKSGEEKVVEKKEEGKEIMQNEIVVEKKEQMMKKKKVVVMVVEVVMVEKNKQIKKDTSTQLTEEEKVVEKKEEEKEIMQMEEVEKEEEVMKEEKVVEKKEEEKEIMQKEEVEKEEEAMKEEKVVEKKEEEKEIMQKEEVEKEEEAMKEEKVVVAKKKRKKDTSTRLSEEEFWRRKMEEEKVVEKKEEEKEIMQKEEVVEKEEEVMKEEEGVMKEEKVVVEKKKRKDTSTREKEFWRRKIIARRLSAAKFLFEQIKEEEDKMKAQEENNEEKIKYIEKEEEEEEEEKLKKRRRRRRPRKNCMLEKVEEMEGKESEEVENHIEEKEQMNDIEKKEEEEEEVKKKRRRRRPRKNCKVEEVEEMEGKESEEVENHIEEKEQMNDIEKEEEVKKKRRRRRPRKNCKVEEVEEMEGKESEEVENHIEEKEQMNDIEKEEEEEEEVVKKRRRRRRPRKSNSMNEEDKEQSRGVETYCM, from the exons ATGATGGTTGAACAGATTTCTGATCTCCCCACAACATCAGCTGCTAAAATGGAGGAAGACGAAGTTCCCAAACCCTGCAAGATCTCCAAGAGCCAGAAAAAAGTGAAGCAGCTCAAAGAAAGGCCAAGAAATGGCACTAATA atgagaaggagaaagtgaaagaaaagagaaagaagagaaagaagagCAAGGTTGCTTCTTTCATTAGAGCTGCTCTACGATGGTTCTGCTTCTGTCCTCGTAATGAGCCGTTCACACTTTCCTCATCTGATG ATTCTGAACATGAGATCTATGAAAAGATGATTGTGGAAGAGGAAGAAGTGAAGGAGATAAtgcaggaggaggtggtggagaagaaagaggaggtgatggaagaggaggaggtggtggacaAAGAGAAAGATAACACAAAGCAAGAAAAGAcaaatgaggaggaggaggagaaaagtggggaggagaaggtggtggagaaaaaggaagaaggGAAGGAGATAATGCAGAATGAGATTGTGGTGGAGAAGAAGGAGCAGATGATGAAAAAGAAGaaggtggtggtgatggtggtggaagtggtgatggtggagaaaaataaacaaataaagaaagataCCAGCACCCAACTAACAgaggaggagaaggtggtggagaaaaaggaagaagagaaagagataatGCAGATGGAAGAGGTGGAGAAGGAAgaggaggtgatgaaagaggagaaggtggtggagaaaaaggaagaagagaaagagataatgcagaaggaagaggtggagaaggaggaggaggcgatgaaagaggagaaggtggtggagaaaaaggaagaagagaaagagataatgcagaaggaagaggtggagaaggaggaggaggcgatgaaagaggagaaggtggtggtggcgaaaaagaaaagaaagaaagataccaGCACCCGACTGTCAGAGGAGGAGTTCTGGAGAAGGAAAATGgaggaggagaaggtggtggagaaaaaggaagaagagaaagagataatgcagaaggaagaggtggtggagaaggaggaggaggtgatgaaagaggaggagggggtgatgaaagaggagaaggtggtggtggagaaaaagaaaagaaaagataccAGCACCCGAGAGAAGGAGTTCTGGAGAAGGAAAATTATCGCCAGAAGGCTATCTGCGGCAAAGTTTCTGTTTGAGCaaataaaggaggaggaggacaagATGAAAGCTCAGGAGGAGAACAATGaggagaaaataaaatacattgaaaaggaggaggaggaggaggaggaggagaagctgaagaaaaggagaaggaggaggcggcCAAGAAAAAACTGCATGTTGGAAAAAGTGGAGGAGATGGAAGGAAAGGAAAGTGAGGAAGTAGAGAATCACATTGAGGAGAAAGAGCAAATGAATGACATTgaaaagaaggaggaggaggaggaggaggtgaagaaaaagagaaggaggaggcggccaagaaaaaactgcaaggtggaagaagtggaggagatggaaggaaaggaaagtgaggaggtggagaatcacattgaggagaaagagcaaatgaatgacattgaaaaggaggaggaggtgaagaaaaagagaaggaggaggaggccaagaaaaaactgcaaggtggaagaagtggaggagatggaaggaaaggaaagtgaggaggtggagaatcacattgaggagaaagagcaaatgaatgacattgaaaaggaggaggaggaggaggaggaggtggtgaagaaaaggagaaggaggaggaggccAAGAAAAAGTAACAGTATGAACGAGGAAGACAAAGAACAAAGTAGAGGAGTAGAGACATACTGTATGTGA
- the LOC101887131 gene encoding uncharacterized protein isoform X1 — protein MKSLTVSYEKQIQVEKTLKIQAINKLAEVMKKTDGRPHQINNTDIRRKEKEIRQLQLQLRTKEKLNHSIIKYQREINDMQANLFFGFCPPVNYEMSTAKEMLLLANSTEEQKKCVSRLLKRVPRKPSIAHSSSIAISAAPSEATPTALSPQPSPRLAQSSPRLSHRAAVKVHSTRQQPSSKNRNN, from the exons ATGAAATCTCTCACAGTGTCGTATGAGAAGCAGATACAGGTGGAGAAAACACTCAAGATTCAG GCTATAAACAAGTTGGCGGAGGTCATGAAGAAGACGGACGGCAGGCCACACCAAATCAACAACACAGACATCCGCAGGAAGGAGAAGGAGATCAGACAACTCCAGCTGCAGCTCCGCACGAAAGAAAAGCTTAACCACTCCATTATCAAATACCAGAGAGAAATCAACGACATGCAGGCT AATCTGTTTTTTGGTTTTTGTCCTCCAGTGAACTACGAGATGTCCACAGCGAAAGAGATGCTGCTGCTGGCAAACTCCACAGAGGAGCAGAAGAAGTGTGTCAGTCGGCTGCTCAAGAGGGTTCCGCGTAAACCCTCCATCGCCCACTCGTCCAGCATAGCCATATCCGCTGCGCCCTCAGAGGCAACACCCACTGCCCTTTCCCCTCAGCCTTCGCCTCGACTCGCTCAGTCTTCACCCAGACTTTCACACCGAGCAGCCGTCAAAGTGCACTCTACACGACAGCAGCCCTCCAGCAAGAACAG aaacaactaa
- the LOC101887131 gene encoding uncharacterized protein isoform X2: MSTAKEMLLLANSTEEQKKCVSRLLKRVPRKPSIAHSSSIAISAAPSEATPTALSPQPSPRLAQSSPRLSHRAAVKVHSTRQQPSSKNRLLEMGLKDWGLALGVELNDDDVLDF; the protein is encoded by the exons ATGTCCACAGCGAAAGAGATGCTGCTGCTGGCAAACTCCACAGAGGAGCAGAAGAAGTGTGTCAGTCGGCTGCTCAAGAGGGTTCCGCGTAAACCCTCCATCGCCCACTCGTCCAGCATAGCCATATCCGCTGCGCCCTCAGAGGCAACACCCACTGCCCTTTCCCCTCAGCCTTCGCCTCGACTCGCTCAGTCTTCACCCAGACTTTCACACCGAGCAGCCGTCAAAGTGCACTCTACACGACAGCAGCCCTCCAGCAAGAACAG ATTGCTTGAAATGGGCCTGAAGGACTGGGGTTTGGCTCTTGGAGTTGAATTGAATGATGACGATGTTTTAGACTTCTGA
- the LOC103909759 gene encoding uncharacterized protein isoform X3, with amino-acid sequence MMVEQISDLPTTSAAKMEEDEVPKPCKISKSQKKVKQLKERPRNGTNNSEHEIYEKMIVEEEEVKEIMQEEVVEKKEEVMEEEEVVDKEKDNTKQEKTNEEEEEKSGEEKVVEKKEEGKEIMQNEIVVEKKEQMMKKKKVVVMVVEVVMVEKNKQIKKDTSTQLTEEEKVVEKKEEEKEIMQMEEVEKEEEVMKEEKVVEKKEEEKEIMQKEEVEKEEEAMKEEKVVEKKEEEKEIMQKEEVEKEEEAMKEEKVVVAKKKRKKDTSTRLSEEEFWRRKMEEEKVVEKKEEEKEIMQKEEVVEKEEEVMKEEEGVMKEEKVVVEKKKRKDTSTREKEFWRRKIIARRLSAAKFLFEQIKEEEDKMKAQEENNEEKIKYIEKEEEEEEEEKLKKRRRRRRPRKNCMLEKVEEMEGKESEEVENHIEEKEQMNDIEKKEEEEEEVKKKRRRRRPRKNCKVEEVEEMEGKESEEVENHIEEKEQMNDIEKEEEVKKKRRRRRPRKNCKVEEVEEMEGKESEEVENHIEEKEQMNDIEKEEEEEEEVVKKRRRRRRPRKSNSMNEEDKEQSRGVETYCM; translated from the exons ATGATGGTTGAACAGATTTCTGATCTCCCCACAACATCAGCTGCTAAAATGGAGGAAGACGAAGTTCCCAAACCCTGCAAGATCTCCAAGAGCCAGAAAAAAGTGAAGCAGCTCAAAGAAAGGCCAAGAAATGGCACTAATA ATTCTGAACATGAGATCTATGAAAAGATGATTGTGGAAGAGGAAGAAGTGAAGGAGATAAtgcaggaggaggtggtggagaagaaagaggaggtgatggaagaggaggaggtggtggacaAAGAGAAAGATAACACAAAGCAAGAAAAGAcaaatgaggaggaggaggagaaaagtggggaggagaaggtggtggagaaaaaggaagaaggGAAGGAGATAATGCAGAATGAGATTGTGGTGGAGAAGAAGGAGCAGATGATGAAAAAGAAGaaggtggtggtgatggtggtggaagtggtgatggtggagaaaaataaacaaataaagaaagataCCAGCACCCAACTAACAgaggaggagaaggtggtggagaaaaaggaagaagagaaagagataatGCAGATGGAAGAGGTGGAGAAGGAAgaggaggtgatgaaagaggagaaggtggtggagaaaaaggaagaagagaaagagataatgcagaaggaagaggtggagaaggaggaggaggcgatgaaagaggagaaggtggtggagaaaaaggaagaagagaaagagataatgcagaaggaagaggtggagaaggaggaggaggcgatgaaagaggagaaggtggtggtggcgaaaaagaaaagaaagaaagataccaGCACCCGACTGTCAGAGGAGGAGTTCTGGAGAAGGAAAATGgaggaggagaaggtggtggagaaaaaggaagaagagaaagagataatgcagaaggaagaggtggtggagaaggaggaggaggtgatgaaagaggaggagggggtgatgaaagaggagaaggtggtggtggagaaaaagaaaagaaaagataccAGCACCCGAGAGAAGGAGTTCTGGAGAAGGAAAATTATCGCCAGAAGGCTATCTGCGGCAAAGTTTCTGTTTGAGCaaataaaggaggaggaggacaagATGAAAGCTCAGGAGGAGAACAATGaggagaaaataaaatacattgaaaaggaggaggaggaggaggaggaggagaagctgaagaaaaggagaaggaggaggcggcCAAGAAAAAACTGCATGTTGGAAAAAGTGGAGGAGATGGAAGGAAAGGAAAGTGAGGAAGTAGAGAATCACATTGAGGAGAAAGAGCAAATGAATGACATTgaaaagaaggaggaggaggaggaggaggtgaagaaaaagagaaggaggaggcggccaagaaaaaactgcaaggtggaagaagtggaggagatggaaggaaaggaaagtgaggaggtggagaatcacattgaggagaaagagcaaatgaatgacattgaaaaggaggaggaggtgaagaaaaagagaaggaggaggaggccaagaaaaaactgcaaggtggaagaagtggaggagatggaaggaaaggaaagtgaggaggtggagaatcacattgaggagaaagagcaaatgaatgacattgaaaaggaggaggaggaggaggaggaggtggtgaagaaaaggagaaggaggaggaggccAAGAAAAAGTAACAGTATGAACGAGGAAGACAAAGAACAAAGTAGAGGAGTAGAGACATACTGTATGTGA